The Fusarium keratoplasticum isolate Fu6.1 chromosome 4, whole genome shotgun sequence genome contains the following window.
ACAGCAAAGATAGCAGTTGGATCCTCCGCCCATTTCTGCAGAATAGGCACAGCGAACGCAACCGTTTTACCGGAACCTGTTCGACTTCCACCGATACAATCTCGCCCCTTCAGGATCTCGGGAATACAGCCCTTCTGAATTCCCGTCGGACGCTTAATGGCCATGTTACCAAGCGATTGGACCAGCCACGGTCTAACATTGAGCGCCGAAAAGGTGGTGTTGGGATCGGTAGGGGCGAGGATCGACTTTTGGGGAGCAGTTGAAGGTTTCGCTTGAGTCTCCTTCTGGTCTGCCTTGGCATTGCGCTTGACTCGAGAGGGAGCCTTGATTGTGGAAAGCAccctcttcagctcctcatcttcagcatcgtcctcgtcatcttgatcatcgccatcgtGGGGTCCTGTAGATGGCACAGTTCTCCGACGCTTTCGGGATGCGGCACTGTCTAGGTAGTCGGACTCGTCAGAGGATGAGCCGACGTCAGACAAGACATGCTCTTCTGACGCATCAGTCGCGTGGTCGGGGTCGGCGGGCGGCAACATGGCTCGGCTTTATAAATTGCAGGAGTCTCACGAATCCATACAGGCAATGCAAGTTGCAGCTGGTCTGGAAATTTTTGGCGGTGACGGGCGTCTCAAAATCGATGGACCCTTCTCCACTCGCGGCGCGCGGCGGGTAAGCTGTGGGGTTGATACCATGGCGGGGGCCAATGGGAGAAGCGAACCTGTAGACGCGCGCTTAGAAGCGTTCCCGAGCGTGGCGCCCACTTGGACAATGGGGATATGCATTCGGAAGGGGCTAATGCAAACGCATCAATCATCGCCAGACTTTCTCACGGTTACAGGATTGTTTCTCATGATGGCCCGGGACATCTGGCGCACCGGACATCCAAGTACCTGTCGCAGCAGGGGGATTTGAAGCCGAGAGCCGGGCGCTTGTCTGCCGTGGCCACCGTGCGAGAGCAACTAGCAACAGCGACAGGGTCTTTGCAGCAAATGAGGAGGCGTTGCCGGGATGTGGTCAGCTGCGACGTCGTGCAGTGATGTGATGAGACGGCAAATGTGGTTTATTGATTGATTGGGCTCTGTTGGTAGTTTGTTTTTGACTGATTGAAGAGTGTGAGATTGCTTTCATCAACAGGCAAGGGGTCGGCAGGCTCAGGGGCAAGCCACTTGTCATCCTGTTGATTGTTGATATTGCTGCCATCAACGCGCAGAGCCTTGTTGGAGGACGATCTGTGGCACATGTCCCCTCAAAGCGTTGAATGATCAACTCTGACGCCTCAAGCTTTGACTTGCGGTTGGGCCACGTTGATGCAAGGCGAGCGCTTCTCACGCATCAGACCCAGAGGGCACGGCTTTCGACTCCACAAAGAATATGCCATGCTATGCAATGCGAGGATCGATAGCCTGACATGAGATTTCCTAGGCTcagctcatcgacaaggcAAAAATTGTGCTGGAGACCTGGAGCATTGTGGGCGCTGTGATAGGTTGCTCAGGGGCCCGGAGACTGGAGGAGCAaagtgacgacgacgccgatgaCGAAGGCACCAACAAAGCAAAAGCAGGATTGTAAGACAACCGGTCTGCCTGTCTCAAGCCTCGCTGGTTCGCCATGCTGCTTGGGCATCGGGGAAAATCCTTGGCTCACACATAGACACACAAAGGTGTCGGCCAAGGAATTGACTAAGGATGAAAGAAGAATTGAGTGCCCGAGACAACAGCATTCCAACCTGGCAGCCATGTCAtgcttgctgatgctgatgctggagATCTGTCAGCGAGCGATGGATACTTGATTGTCGGTCACCGGTGGTTCTAGAGCCAGCCTAGGTCGCCGTCTCAGACCGACGGCATCTGCGCCAGGAAAACATAAGCGGCAACAGCGCGCGTGCCGTAATATTCAGGTTTAGGTACGAGACTCATGCTGATGAATTGTTTGTCGTAGATGGGCAGACCACGTCAGTTTGGACTGGAGGAAGATCTGAGACAGGGCCCAAACAGCCAAACCACGGACAAGCCGCCTTTCAGGGCTTGGTCAGCTCCCCCGCCCCGGTTACAGGGGATGGAACCGCTCGAGCCCCGCCCCGGGGCGCCACTGCAAGCGCTGTGCCGTCGAGCTAGCTGGGGGACCAGTTCTCCGCTGAGTCCTAGGTACTGGAGCTGTCTACAGCGTACCAGAGGTACCCGGAGCACAGGGGTGTTCTCACTGAGTCGGGAAGGTCACAGGTGCCCAAGCGCCCCGCCCCAGGTacctctcctccatccagAGGATGGCAGTCACAAGCCCACCGACTCCGACCCGACCCAATCAATCCATCGACGCCATCATCCACCTCGGGGCATTCTCCTCTCGTCCCCTCGCCCTCTCATATCCTCTCATAtcttctctcatctcctCTCCTCGCGTTTCGGATTCGCACAGCGACGTGTCGTTCGTCGCCACGCTTCTTGCTGTCATTCCATTCTCCTCTCACGTCCTGCCCTGCAGCGCCCAACGACCGTCTTCCTGTTGGGTCTCTTCCACACAGCCCGCGAATCATCCACTCTCGGCTGTCTTGCATGGGCTGTTTGTCAACGTTACTTCTGCGGCTgtctcgcttcttcttgacgacACCACCACAATAATCTGACTCTCCAGTCTCACTCACCTCGCTCACCTCTCGCTGTCGCTGCAACAACCTGCTTAATCACCACCAACATTCGCTGTTTTTTCCGTCGATTGCCTTTATATACATCAATCCGCATCTGCCCGCCTATACAAGTATATCTCACTGCCAttacgacgacgacgccggcCGATCGACGACCCTGCCTCCGTAATCCCGACTACTCGAACCGACCGACCGACCGACTAAATTCTGACCCAACTTTTCTCAGAGCAACTTGTTGTTGAGCTTGTGATACGCATCTTCTGTCGACCGTTAATTCCCACCTACTTGCGTCATCCCTCTTTCGCCCACAAGCTGCCCTAAGCAGCCCAACCGCCGAGATGGCcgaccaacaacctcaaagTTCTGACTCGACTCCTCAACCTGTACGCTTTCCAAGCTCTCCTTGGCTGGTCCTTTCCGGTACTGACTCTTCACAGCAAATTCCTGCCGCTATTACTCCCATCTCTCTACCAACTCCTCACGCTGGCCCCTCGCCTGTCCCTCTGCTCCGTCCCGCCATCCCCGGCGCTAGGAGTGGCGGGGCTCGCACACCGAGACTCGGCCTTGCTATCCCCCCATCTCCCAATGCCAAACCCGTTGGCAGCCAAGGCGCACCGGTTGCCGCGCCTTCAAGGCCTCCTCTGCCGACTCTACACCTGAAGACTCCCATGGGAAGCAACGTCACTCCCCATGAGCAACTCCCTCGATCACAATGCGTCACCCAACCATCGGCAAGCGGCGGCAGCGAGAGCAGCGCTGCTCATTCAAGGTCTGGTAGTTTTGGTCCTTTGGATGGTAGGGCGAGCAATCCTACCTCGGCCGGCTCTCAGTACTCGGCCCTTTCGTTTGCTTCTCAGTATGGTATCGGTGTGTCAAGACCCCAGGGAACTCCAGACCCGGTGTCAGCCGTTGGATCCATGTATTCTGAGAGGAGTGAGGGTGGTGTTTCTATGGAGCGTGATGGTAGCCTGCAAGGACTTGAGGCTTTTGATCAGCTGAGTCTGGAGAAGGCCAGGACTCTCGATGTGGACGAgttggatgaggagggctGGAGAATCGCCAGTATGGAAAACAGGATCGTGGAGCTGGGTAACTTGGGTGAAGGTGCAGGCGGTGCTGTCACAAGATgcaagctcaagggcggCAATACGGTGTTTGCTTTGAAGGTGAGTTTAACGTGGCTCCGTTATACGTTCGCAATGCTGACAAGTCCCAGGTCATCACCACGAACCCCGATCCCGatgtcaagaagcagatTCTTCGAGAACTTGGTTTCAACAAGGAATGTGCCTCGGACCACATTTGTCGATACTACGGCGCTTTTGTCGACCCTGCCACGGCTACCATCTCCATTGCTATGGAGTTCTGCGAAGGAGGCTCACTCGACAGCATCTACAAGGAAGTTAAGCGTCTTGGTGGCCGTACTGGAGAAAAGGTCCTGGGAAAGATTGCCGAGGGCGTCTTGGGAGGACTAACTTATTTGCACACGCGACGAATCATTCACCGAGACATCAAGCCATCCAACATTCTCCTCTGCCGAGATGGCGCTGTCAAGCTTTGCGATTTTGGCGTCTCCGGCGACTTTGGTACCAAGGGTGAGGCTAACACCTTTATCGGTACCAGCTACTACATGGCCCCTGAGCGAATCACTGGCCAGTCGTATACTATCACTTCGGATGTGTGGTCAACAGGAGTTACCCTCCTCGAGGTTGCACAGCATCGATTCCCCTTCCCAGCTGACGGTACGGAGATGCAGCCGCGAGCTGGTCTCATCGACCTTCTTACCTACATTGTCAGGCAACCTGTGCCCAGGCTTAAGGATGAGCCTGACATGGATGTTTACTGGAGTGACAACTTCAAGTACTTTATTGAGTGCTGGTACGTATAATCTTGACCAATGATGAGAATCTGCTGACAATGTTTCAGTCTTGAGAAGCAGCCCAACCGCCGAGCAAGCCcctggaagatgatggagcaCCCATGGATGGTCGAGATGCGCTCAAAGCGCGTCAACATGGTGAAATACCTCTCGTTTGTATGGGGCTGGGATGACCAGCCCAAGGCGTAGGCAACTCGCAAGTGCCAAGGTCTTGGTAACGTAGGAAAATTGGAACAACGAGCCGTGCCCGTGTCACAAGCACGAGGTGGGCGACAATTGACTCGACGGCATCTCCCGTCTTATGCCCATGACGACATGAACAAGGCTGGGCCTGCGTCATGAGGCTCTTATACGAGATGCATTCCTTGGGGACGCGCCGTGGACACGACTAGGATCTCGATCACGAACCAGTCAACCACAAGACGGCGCACATTGGGAAGCCGATTCGCGGAAGGATAGGATGGTGttcatgatgacgatggcagGAGGCATTTACGTCGCTATACGTACGGTCAGGATCTGGCTGAATAAGAACGAAAGATTGTGTGTTGGAAACCGGCAAAACCTGACAAGGACGGGGAATCTCCCATCTCGCGCTTATGCGCGTAGCCTTTCTATGTACTATCCCACAATATATGGGTATCATATTCTTGGATACATGTATTTTTTGCCTCCTTACATGGCGCCCACATTGACTGTATACTCCCTTCTATGCCTCTGTAGTTGTCTCCTCCGGGGGATCACCCATGAGTTCTCGTAACGCGATGGTAGCATAAGCACTACGTCCCAGCTGGAACTTGACAACTGCAGCAAGCTTCATGGGTTGCTGGGCGGCGGGAGCCTTCTCAGCAGCATCCTCAGCGGTATGGGCACTTTCTACCTTGCCCTCTTCCGCGTCCGTACCCTTCATCTCAACGTCCGTAGACGCCGATGACTCGCCCTCaaccttggtcttcttggcggccGACTCAGAGTCGGCATCCTCACGAGAGCGCTTCCTGTTGGcacccttggcagccttgatgacgTCCACGTCGGTGGGATGCATCTGCTCCGTGTCGTCCGAGTAGGCGCGCACCTCGACCGAGGGCGTCCCGAGGAAGCGGTTCATGATCTTGCGGTACCGGCCGGGCAGGCTGAACTCGCGGCGCATGCGGCGCATCTTGTGCGGGTCGAGGCCGCCGTTCTCGGGGCGGCCCATGAACTCTTCGTAGAAGGTGCCCATGTCGTTGTCGGGGTACACGACGTCGTATCCAGGGGTAGGGAGGACAATGTCAAAGATGGTGTACTTGCCGCTGGCGGCTTCTTCGGCGGTGAGAGGGCGGGCGCGCACAGGagcgtcgtcatcatcgtcgactGGGTTCACAATGTCGTCGCCGTCCTGGTCCTGTCCGCTAACGAGGGGCGTGTTCTCGGTCGGCGCGATGATGAGGTCGCCAGTGATGACCTTGGTGCCGTGGAGCTCCCAACGACGGCTGGCAGCGTGGTTCCAGACGTAGGACTGGTAGGCGTGGAGGTACATGGAACGGAGGCCGCGGGTGATGTGGACAAGGGAGCCGATAAAGTCGCGCCGCGACTGAGCACCCTGTCGGTTCAGGTGTCTAAAGATGCTGTTCTCAGCCGAGAAGCGACGAGGCATGATCTTGATGGCTCTATCCACGTCCTTGTCCGTGAGGAAGAGCATGCAGGCCTGATTCCGGAGGTATTCGTCCCTTTTGGAGGGCTCCTCGGGGATCTCCCCTGCCTCTGCCTTGTTTGCGATCTCCTCGTCGTAGTGAAGAAGcgccttgacggcctcttcGTACTTGTCGCCCAGGATCATCTGTCCAACCTGGTGTGTGCCGATATCATGGGTTCCGAAGCGCTGGTGACCAAAGTAGTTGATCCAGCCGTGCTCAGCCATGTGAGCGAGCGCGGGCTCGACATTCTTCTTCAATTTCTCAACTTGCTGCTCAATAGACTCATCGGCTTGGCCGACCATTTGGCAGCTCTTGATGGCAATGACAAATTCGTTTCCGAGAAGCTGGCCCAGGTAGATCGGCTTGTCGCTGTATTCATAATCTCCAGTCGACACACCCCAGAGTCGTCCGTTGATACCGTGGAGGTTTCTGGGCCGCATGTAGCGCACAGAGCATCGCTGCACCGTCGAAGCTCTGCGATCCTTTGTGCCGGCGTATCCAATGACCTggggcttgaccttgaggaacCGGGCAATCTGGTTGACGGCGTCCATGGTGTCGCGGTTCTCCTTGAACAAGGTGAAGTGCAGGTACTCGCcggcgggcttctcctcgcgGCTGCCCCGAGGGGCACGGCTGcgcttcttgttgttgcCCTTGCGTGGAGGGATAAACGTTGCGACAATGGCGCCCAGGTCAGTCGTGTTGGTGTCTATCCGAGACCTGAAGATGCGACGGATCTCCTGGTGTACTTGGCCACGCTTGGGCCTATCGTCCATAGGTTCCGAGGTAAcagacttcttcttctcgtgaTCAGCGCCTGGGCCGGCCTTGTATAGCTCCACGAGCTCCTGCGTAAAGCGCTGATCGGTTAGAGTTTCAAGAGTGGCCACGTCTTCAGGCGAGACATCGTAGGTCTGCTCAGGTTGCGCGGCGGGCTTGGCTTCTGTGTTTTCGCTAGCCTGCTTCTCAGAattctccttggtctcctctttcttcGAGTCTCCGTTTGATGTCTCTGTCTTGGTCTCCTGTTTTGTCTCTTGAACCTAGATAAAGTCTCAACATTCTGAACATGCGTTGCAGTAGAGATTGCGCACTCACGggagcctcctcgtcagGTATACCAATatgctgaagatgaagaacaGAAccatcctccttgatctcgttcACTTGAAAGTCTGAGAACCTATAGCTGGGTTAGGACACCAATTGCGATCAGCATCAAGACATAAGCTCATACCTCGTGCGCATCTCACCGGTCCACGGTATGGCCAGAGGAGTCACCCGCTGGCTGATGCCGATGGACCTGGTGTAAGAGGCACTTCCGCGCGTAGCATAGTGAGTTTGGTCCGCCATGATGACTGCGCTGCTTGGGAATTGCGCTCAACGCGTCGTGCGACAGCTATGTTTATGTCGTCTATACAATGTGCTGGTGGGGCAACTTTGGTATCTGGAATTTTTCTCCGGCAGTATTTTTGCGACAgcttgatggagaaggcggtGAGGTACAGTCGCCAACCACACTGGAGGTTGGTGCCGAGTTTGGTAGGCGGTGAAGACCGCATTAGTTGGCGCAGTTCAGTACTTACTTAGGTAGGTTTACTGTTCCTACTATCTGTTCTCGTGCTGGACAAACACATCCTGCTTAAGAAACATGGGTATTACCTTGCTTAGTGTTTGAAACTGATTAGAGGGTTTTCCCTACGTTCTTCGGGGCAGCAGACAAGAATACTCCGGAGTCTGGAGAAGCCGCAATGCCATGGTGAGCACCGAACAGAGACGCAACTCGACAAGGCGGTTCATGGCAAGGACATGAACGACTGTTTAGCTGCACCCTGGACTAGTAACGAAAATCATCAGATGGCTTTCATATTAGCGTTTGCCAAGAGACGGTTGGCTTTAGAACAACACAGTGTTCAACTGACAACTCAGATCAGAAGATCGGATAGAGTTTTGAAGGAGCATACTGAGTGATGAGCAGTGCCACGGCGATCGTTCAGCTCGAGGTTAGTCTGGAATCAACATGTCACCAAAATGGATTCTTCTTGCTACCCAATGACTGCATCATGTTTGCTCAAGTGGTGTGATAGATCCTGGCATGTTTGGACAGGGAATAATCGGGTATGTGCAAGACATCCATCATTCTCCAACCCAACAAGCCCAGCCCAACCAGCCAATCTGGTCATGCATCATGGCTTTCCTTTTCCGCTCCCTCGCTTGCGCATCAATAAGCGACCGGCAAGACATAAGATTCCCAGCGGCAAGTCTTgccttctgcttctggccAAGAGAGCAGCTCGGCTGCTCGGAAAG
Protein-coding sequences here:
- a CDS encoding TRUD domain-containing protein, coding for MADQTHYATRGSASYTRSIGISQRVTPLAIPWTGEMRTRFSDFQVNEIKEDGSVLHLQHIGIPDEEAPVQETKQETKTETSNGDSKKEETKENSEKQASENTEAKPAAQPEQTYDVSPEDVATLETLTDQRFTQELVELYKAGPGADHEKKKSVTSEPMDDRPKRGQVHQEIRRIFRSRIDTNTTDLGAIVATFIPPRKGNNKKRSRAPRGSREEKPAGEYLHFTLFKENRDTMDAVNQIARFLKVKPQVIGYAGTKDRRASTVQRCSVRYMRPRNLHGINGRLWGVSTGDYEYSDKPIYLGQLLGNEFVIAIKSCQMVGQADESIEQQVEKLKKNVEPALAHMAEHGWINYFGHQRFGTHDIGTHQVGQMILGDKYEEAVKALLHYDEEIANKAEAGEIPEEPSKRDEYLRNQACMLFLTDKDVDRAIKIMPRRFSAENSIFRHLNRQGAQSRRDFIGSLVHITRGLRSMYLHAYQSYVWNHAASRRWELHGTKVITGDLIIAPTENTPLVSGQDQDGDDIVNPVDDDDDAPVRARPLTAEEAASGKYTIFDIVLPTPGYDVVYPDNDMGTFYEEFMGRPENGGLDPHKMRRMRREFSLPGRYRKIMNRFLGTPSVEVRAYSDDTEQMHPTDVDVIKAAKGANRKRSREDADSESAAKKTKVEGESSASTDVEMKGTDAEEGKVESAHTAEDAAEKAPAAQQPMKLAAVVKFQLGRSAYATIALRELMGDPPEETTTEA